A part of Arthrobacter dokdonellae genomic DNA contains:
- a CDS encoding O-succinylhomoserine sulfhydrylase produces MSNFNDHAASWAEDTQAVRGGLDRTNFQETSEALFLNSGFVYESAEHAEQSFTGEVDRFVYSRYGNPSVATFQERLRLLEGKEACFATASGMSAVFTALGALLGAGDRVVASRSLFGSCFVILNELLPRWGVETVFVDGPDLDQWRSALSVPTTAVFFESPSNPMQEIVDIAAVCELAHAAGAKVVADNVFATPLLQRCGDFGADIVVYSGTKHIDGQGRVLGGAILGTKEFIDGPVKNLMRHTGPALSAFNAWVLTKGLETMGLRVNASCASALALGEFLEAQPQISWVKYPLLPSHPQYDLARKQMKAGGTVLTFELAEPVSGTRKDAAFKLLNALAIIDISNNLGDTKSLITHPATTTHRAMGPEGRAAIGLSDGVLRLSVGLEDLGDLKKDLEQALAAI; encoded by the coding sequence TTGAGTAACTTTAACGACCACGCCGCCAGCTGGGCGGAAGACACCCAGGCGGTCCGCGGCGGGCTGGACCGGACCAACTTCCAGGAGACCTCCGAGGCCCTCTTCCTGAACTCCGGCTTCGTCTACGAATCCGCCGAGCACGCCGAGCAGTCGTTCACCGGCGAGGTGGACCGCTTCGTGTATTCGCGCTACGGCAACCCGTCCGTGGCCACGTTCCAGGAGCGGCTGCGCCTGCTTGAGGGCAAGGAGGCGTGCTTTGCGACGGCGTCCGGCATGTCCGCCGTCTTCACGGCCCTGGGTGCCCTGCTGGGGGCCGGTGACCGCGTGGTGGCCTCGCGCTCCCTGTTTGGCTCCTGCTTTGTGATCCTGAACGAGCTGCTCCCCCGCTGGGGCGTGGAGACCGTGTTTGTGGACGGACCGGACCTGGACCAGTGGCGGTCGGCTTTGTCCGTGCCGACCACCGCCGTGTTCTTTGAGTCGCCGTCGAACCCGATGCAGGAAATTGTGGACATCGCCGCCGTCTGCGAACTGGCCCACGCCGCCGGCGCCAAAGTGGTCGCGGACAACGTCTTCGCCACGCCCCTGCTCCAGCGCTGCGGCGACTTTGGCGCGGACATCGTGGTGTACTCGGGCACCAAGCACATTGACGGGCAGGGCCGCGTGTTGGGCGGCGCCATCCTGGGCACCAAGGAGTTCATTGACGGGCCCGTGAAGAACCTGATGCGGCACACCGGCCCGGCACTGTCCGCGTTCAACGCGTGGGTGCTGACCAAGGGGCTGGAAACCATGGGCCTGCGCGTGAATGCGTCGTGCGCCAGCGCCCTGGCCCTGGGCGAGTTCCTGGAGGCGCAGCCTCAGATCAGTTGGGTCAAGTACCCGTTGCTGCCATCGCACCCCCAATATGACCTGGCCAGGAAGCAGATGAAGGCCGGCGGCACCGTGCTGACGTTCGAACTGGCCGAACCGGTCTCCGGCACCCGGAAGGACGCCGCGTTTAAGCTGCTGAACGCCCTCGCGATCATCGACATCTCCAACAACCTGGGCGACACCAAGTCGCTGATCACGCACCCGGCCACCACCACGCACCGGGCCATGGGGCCCGAGGGCCGTGCCGCCATCGGCCTGTCCGACGGCGTCCTGCGCCTCTCCGTGGGCCTGGAGGATCTGGGCGACCTGAAGAAGGACCTGGAACAGGCGCTCGCCGCCATCTGA
- a CDS encoding UDP-N-acetylglucosamine 1-carboxyvinyltransferase has protein sequence MTQVAAETVGVMVRDARNDRGWTQLELAAQLGTSQSAVARMEQGKQNLSLKMIQRMESLLGKRIVNVGGSPKNVVTHLRVHGGRELSGSVEVNSSKNAGVALLCASLINRGTTTLRRLARIEEVNRIVELLTSIGVECRWLNANDLQIRRPAVLDLAAMDVEAAKRTRSVIMLLGPLLDQEDVYRIPYAGGCDLGTRTVEPHMQALREFGLAVTAHNGFYQVQAPVSDGKDRTFVLTERGDTVTENAIMAATHREGTTVIRNASPNYMVQDLCFYLQELGVQVEGIGSTTLTIRGRSRIDVDIEYAPSEDPIEAMSLITAGIVTKSEVTVTRVPIEFMEIELKVLEQMGFHYLKSAEYTARNGKTRLVDITTLPSELHAAPDKIHPMPFPGLNIDNLPFFAVIASCAEGTTLIHDWVYENRAIYLTELNRLGAGVRLLDPHRIDIKGPTAWRAAEIGCPPALRPAACILLAMLAAKGTSELRNIYVIERGYEDLAERLNTVGAEIEYFQD, from the coding sequence ATGACTCAAGTGGCTGCAGAAACCGTTGGTGTAATGGTCCGGGACGCGCGCAATGACAGGGGCTGGACCCAGCTGGAGCTCGCGGCGCAATTGGGGACCAGCCAGAGCGCGGTGGCGCGCATGGAACAGGGCAAGCAAAACCTGAGCCTGAAGATGATCCAGCGCATGGAATCCCTGCTGGGCAAGCGCATTGTCAACGTCGGTGGTTCGCCCAAGAACGTGGTGACCCACCTGCGTGTGCACGGCGGCCGCGAACTCTCGGGCAGCGTGGAGGTCAACTCCAGCAAGAACGCCGGCGTGGCCCTGCTGTGCGCCAGCCTGATCAACCGCGGCACCACCACGCTGCGCCGTCTGGCCCGCATTGAAGAGGTCAACAGGATCGTTGAACTCCTGACCAGCATCGGCGTCGAATGCCGGTGGCTCAACGCCAACGACCTCCAGATCCGCCGCCCTGCGGTGCTGGACCTGGCCGCCATGGACGTTGAAGCCGCGAAGCGCACCCGCTCCGTCATCATGCTGCTGGGTCCCCTGCTCGACCAGGAGGACGTCTACCGCATCCCCTACGCCGGCGGTTGCGACCTCGGCACCCGCACCGTGGAGCCGCACATGCAGGCCCTGCGCGAGTTCGGCCTGGCCGTCACGGCGCACAACGGCTTCTACCAGGTGCAGGCGCCCGTCAGCGACGGCAAGGACCGCACCTTTGTGCTGACCGAGCGCGGGGACACGGTCACGGAGAACGCCATCATGGCCGCCACGCACCGCGAGGGCACGACCGTGATCCGCAACGCCAGCCCCAACTACATGGTCCAGGACCTCTGCTTTTACCTGCAGGAACTGGGCGTGCAGGTCGAGGGGATCGGCTCCACCACGCTGACCATCCGCGGCAGGTCCCGCATTGACGTGGACATTGAATACGCCCCCTCCGAGGACCCCATCGAGGCGATGAGCCTGATCACGGCGGGCATTGTGACCAAGTCGGAAGTCACCGTCACGCGCGTGCCCATCGAGTTCATGGAGATCGAGCTGAAGGTCCTGGAGCAGATGGGCTTCCACTACCTCAAGTCCGCCGAGTACACGGCCCGCAACGGCAAGACCCGCCTGGTGGACATCACCACCCTGCCCTCCGAACTGCATGCGGCACCGGACAAGATCCACCCCATGCCCTTCCCCGGGCTGAACATTGACAACCTGCCGTTCTTCGCGGTGATCGCCTCCTGCGCGGAGGGCACCACGCTCATCCACGACTGGGTGTACGAGAACCGCGCCATCTACCTCACGGAGCTGAACCGCCTCGGCGCCGGGGTGCGACTGCTGGACCCGCACCGCATTGACATCAAGGGCCCGACTGCGTGGCGGGCCGCGGAGATCGGCTGCCCGCCGGCCCTGCGCCCCGCCGCCTGCATCCTGCTGGCCATGCTGGCCGCCAAGGGAACCAGCGAGCTGCGCAACATCTACGTCATCGAGCGCGGCTACGAAGACCTGGCCGAGCGGCTGAACACCGTCGGCGCCGAGATCGAGTACTTCCAGGACTAA
- a CDS encoding energy-coupling factor transporter transmembrane component T family protein produces the protein MSVDVLARPRSRAWLAGANPLAKLGAGMAITVVLLVSVDWVSATVALALECAVLPLAGLGAGMLLRRGWPIVFAAAVGGYGTALLAPKTGELLLAAGPLTFTTGSVESGVAIALRGLAIALPGVIVLASTDPTDLADALAQKLRLPHRFVLGALAAMRLVGLLVAEWQTLGMARRARGVGGEPGFFSGLKASLGQAMALLVQAIRRASRLAVTMEAKGFGAGHRTWARESTFSRRDAWVAGGGLVIAAAAVGAAVVLGTWNPPLR, from the coding sequence ATGAGCGTGGACGTCCTGGCCCGGCCCCGGTCGCGCGCATGGCTGGCGGGGGCGAATCCGCTCGCCAAGCTTGGAGCCGGAATGGCCATCACCGTCGTTCTGCTGGTGAGTGTCGACTGGGTTTCCGCCACGGTGGCCCTGGCGCTCGAGTGTGCCGTGCTGCCGTTGGCCGGTTTGGGCGCGGGCATGCTGTTGCGGCGCGGCTGGCCCATCGTGTTTGCCGCGGCGGTAGGCGGCTACGGCACGGCCCTGCTTGCCCCGAAGACGGGAGAACTGCTGCTCGCAGCCGGGCCGCTGACCTTCACCACCGGCTCGGTGGAGTCCGGCGTGGCCATCGCCCTGCGTGGTCTGGCCATCGCCCTACCCGGCGTCATCGTTCTGGCCAGCACCGATCCGACAGACCTGGCCGACGCGCTGGCACAAAAGCTGCGCCTGCCGCACCGTTTTGTGTTGGGAGCACTTGCAGCCATGCGCCTGGTGGGGTTGCTCGTGGCGGAGTGGCAGACTCTGGGCATGGCCCGACGGGCCCGCGGCGTCGGCGGGGAACCCGGGTTCTTCAGCGGACTCAAGGCTTCGCTGGGGCAGGCGATGGCGTTGTTGGTCCAGGCCATCCGCCGTGCGTCGCGGCTGGCCGTGACCATGGAGGCCAAGGGGTTCGGTGCGGGGCACCGCACGTGGGCCCGGGAGTCCACGTTCAGCCGCCGCGACGCCTGGGTGGCGGGCGGGGGACTGGTGATCGCCGCCGCGGCGGTGGGTGCCGCCGTCGTGCTTGGCACGTGGAACCCTCCGCTGCGTTAG
- a CDS encoding ABC transporter ATP-binding protein — MRVADRGAVAPARISARGWGWQHSGRAAKAIHDLDLEIAPGERVLLLGPSGAGKSTLLHALAGVLGVDEGADEFGSLLIDGAPVAQARGRTGLMQQDPDSQVVLSRIGDDVAFGAENLSVPREEIWRRVPAALESVGLTLPLDHPSSALSGGQKQRLGLAGMLAMRPGLLLLDEPTANLDPAGVVDVRDAVRNSLDETGATLVVVEHRVSVWLDVVDRIVVLATEAAGEPGGVLLDGPPATVLGQAAEMLSAAGVWVPGRVPAVRPRTAIPTADAGPRLLLEAGDLAVSRVRGRRGHPAVPAAVVPSVRIRAGQALNVTGPNGAGKSTLALTLAGLLPAAGGRLEAAEALSRGAGPAPLKWRGRELISRIGTVFQEPEHQFVTGSVRDELLFAPRLLGHGADGVEELLERLRLGHVADANPFTLSGGEKRRLSVATVLAASPQVLVLDEPTFGQDANTWAELASLLTELLDAGTAVVSVTHDAAFTQVLGGDRLVLGASAGDAGPVEVGDNHASATAKKAVRR, encoded by the coding sequence GTGCGTGTTGCCGACCGGGGTGCCGTTGCCCCGGCGCGGATCAGCGCCCGGGGGTGGGGCTGGCAGCATTCGGGCCGCGCCGCCAAGGCCATCCACGACCTGGACCTGGAAATCGCGCCGGGGGAGCGGGTGCTGCTGCTGGGGCCTTCGGGCGCCGGGAAGTCCACGCTGCTCCACGCCCTGGCGGGCGTTCTTGGCGTCGACGAGGGTGCCGACGAGTTTGGCTCCCTGCTCATTGACGGCGCCCCCGTGGCGCAGGCCCGGGGCCGGACGGGTCTCATGCAGCAGGACCCGGATTCCCAGGTGGTGCTCTCCCGGATCGGCGACGACGTAGCCTTCGGCGCCGAAAACCTGTCCGTGCCGCGGGAGGAGATCTGGCGCCGCGTCCCTGCCGCGCTGGAGTCCGTGGGCCTGACGCTGCCGTTGGACCACCCCAGTTCAGCCCTGTCCGGCGGGCAGAAGCAGCGCCTGGGTCTGGCCGGCATGCTCGCCATGCGTCCCGGCCTGCTGCTGCTGGACGAACCCACCGCCAATCTGGACCCGGCCGGCGTCGTGGACGTGCGTGATGCCGTCCGCAACAGCCTGGATGAAACCGGCGCCACCCTGGTGGTGGTCGAACACCGGGTCTCCGTCTGGCTGGACGTGGTGGACCGGATAGTGGTGCTGGCCACCGAAGCCGCGGGGGAGCCCGGCGGCGTGCTGCTGGACGGGCCGCCCGCCACGGTCCTGGGCCAGGCGGCAGAGATGTTGTCGGCCGCCGGCGTGTGGGTCCCCGGGCGCGTGCCCGCCGTCCGTCCCCGTACCGCCATCCCCACGGCCGACGCCGGCCCCCGGCTGTTGCTGGAGGCCGGAGACCTGGCGGTGTCCCGCGTCAGGGGACGGCGAGGGCACCCTGCCGTGCCAGCCGCCGTCGTGCCTTCCGTGCGGATTCGCGCCGGGCAGGCGCTGAATGTGACGGGGCCCAACGGGGCCGGGAAGTCCACGCTTGCCCTGACGCTGGCAGGGCTGCTGCCCGCCGCGGGCGGACGGTTGGAGGCGGCGGAGGCGCTGTCCCGCGGGGCGGGCCCCGCGCCGCTGAAATGGCGCGGACGGGAGTTGATCAGCAGGATCGGCACCGTCTTCCAGGAGCCGGAACACCAATTTGTGACCGGCAGCGTGCGGGATGAACTCCTGTTTGCGCCAAGGCTGCTCGGGCACGGCGCGGACGGCGTGGAGGAGCTGCTGGAACGGCTCCGGCTCGGCCACGTGGCCGACGCCAACCCGTTTACCCTCTCGGGCGGCGAAAAACGCAGGCTGTCCGTGGCGACGGTGCTGGCCGCAAGCCCGCAGGTGCTGGTCCTGGACGAACCGACCTTTGGCCAGGACGCGAACACCTGGGCCGAATTGGCCTCGCTGCTGACCGAACTGCTGGACGCCGGCACGGCGGTGGTCTCCGTGACGCACGACGCCGCGTTCACCCAGGTGCTGGGCGGGGACCGGCTGGTCCTCGGCGCCTCCGCAGGGGATGCCGGCCCTGTTGAGGTTGGAGATAACCACGCCTCCGCCACGGCCAAGAAGGCGGTGCGGCGATGA